TGTCATTCAGGCCCTTTTTTTAGTGGCCATCTTTGTAGAAAACACACATTCTTATATTGTATTGGCTTTTATCGGCCTACTGTCCTTACTGATCTTATACAGTTACCTCAAGTCGCCCATTCATCATCACAGGCATGAATATGAATCGATTAAAATTGCTATTTGGGTACCTATAGGAGCGATTGCATCCTACTATTTCAATGAGATCTTCGGTTTGGGTCCTGTATTGGGCGCTGCGCTGACAGGCACCATCGCCTCGTTTATTCCCAACATCAACAAAAATTCAAGCTATCTACCCCACCTTCCGGCAGCAATTTATTGCGGCGCATTTGTAGGGATGTCCAATGCGCAGGTGGCGCATGGGTTCTCTTTCATTTTAGCAGCCAGTATTTTTACAGCGATCTTTCTGATCGTATCGAAAAGTTTATTAAATGGTGTCGGCGGTAAACTAGGAACATTGGCCTTCCTGGGTGTTTCACTGACTTACCTCCTGTTATACATTTTTAAGTAATATGGAAACATTCATTTTATACCTCGTTGGAGTTATAGGGAGCACAGCGACCTACTATGTCAATACCAAATTTCACCAAGGAGCAGTGCGTTCATCAGCATTGCTGACATTATTTGTCGCAGGTTTTCTTCATTTCTTCCCACAAAGTGTTTCGCCCTATCTTGCACAATATATTCCGCCGATTTTTATCGGTGCATCATTTATAGGTATGGTATCAAAAAGTCAGTTATCAACTTATTTTGGTTTAGCCCTTGCCGGCATTATCTTTACAACGATTCTGCTTAATACAAGTAAATTTTTCACCGGCTACGGTGGAGCACTTGGAACTTCGGCCTGCATCGCACTGTTGGTCGTATTGAGTATCCCTTATTTTAAATCACCACGGAAAATGACCGTTGGATTTCTCCAGCTCCGCAAAACAATCTTAAAAAAACAGGGGAAAGTTTCAAAAAGACGAGTAGATTTGTTTAAATAAAAAGCATAACCACATGAAACCTTTATTTCTTGCCCTTATTATCCAAACCTTTCTCCTGAGCCATTTGAGTGCTCAACAAGCAAAAATTAACATCGTAAATCAAGAACGAAATAGCAGCTACAGAGGTTTAAGTGTAGTTGATGATACAACTCTATGGGTAAGCGGAAGCAATGGAACAGTTGGGCTCAGCACCGATGCTGGAAAAAACTGGCAGTGGGTCAATCCAATTGGCTACGAAAAAACAGATTTTAGGGATATCGAAGCATTTGATGAGCATGAAGCCTTAATTATATCGGCCGGTTCCCCTGCCATTATCTTAAGCACACAGGATGGTGGTCGAAGCTGGAAAGAAGTATTCAATGACAAGCGGCCCGAAATATTTTATGACGGTTTTGCTTTTACATCAAAAGGGGTCGGCATTGCCTTTGGCGACGCCATTCAGGGAAAAATGCCGCTATTGAAAAGCACCGATTTCGGAAGGTCCTGGAAAGATATATCCGCGAATATGCACTTTACCATTACCGATGGCGAGGCCGGTTTTGCAGCCAGTGGAACATCAATATATTGCGATAACACCGGAACATATTGGATTGCCACAGGTGGGACAGTTTCCAATATCTACAGCAGCAAGGATCAGGGTAACACATGGCAACGTTACAGCTGCCCCATCATTCAGGGCACCAATAGTACCGGCCCTTTTTCTGTCGCATTTAACACATCAAAAACGGGTATTGTCGTCGGTGGCGATTACAAAGCGGATAAAAACAAAGACAAAAATAGCCTGCTAACCAACGATGGCGGCAAAACATGGTTTGCACCACAGAGAGCACCCGCTGGCTTTAAGTCGGCCATTATTTATCTTTCCAAAAAACAGCTGATCTGCACGGGCACTTCGGGCACAGACCTATCGAATGACGGCGGAAAAAACTGGACGCCTATCGGAAAGGAAAGTTTCAATGCCGTCCAAAAGGCAAAAAAAGGTCGCGCGATATTTTTAGTGGGCGATAAAGGAAAAATAGGGAATTTAGCATTATAAGCTAAATTCCCTATTTCCTGCAACACTACACACTATTTTTTGCAGCACTGTGCCGCTGGGTTTTGTCGTCCAAAACCGAGATTTACGCACCTATAAATAACTACTTACGCGACAATCGCGATTCTTCCAAGTCCAGCGAATACTCGATCTCTTTAATGACATCGCTGTCATAAGCCTTACTTTCTTTGATCTTGTACAGACCGTCACGACGTAGCGCCAAAAGTTCCAGCATAATTTTATTATACAAGCCTCTAACTGCCGAAAGCTGTGCCCGCGTATTCTCTTCTTTCGCTCGTTCGGATGCATTTACGCTCCGGATAATCTGCTCTTTGACGCGAGCGATGGTCTCATGTTCCAGCATTTCTTTTGCATAATGTTTATCCAGATATGCAATAGATTCTTTGCCAAGCCGTACACGGATCTCATCAATTTGCTCTTCCATTGAAGCTTGCTCGTCGACTTCCTCAATTTTTATCAATTTAATCAACAAAGGCAATGTAAGCCCCTGAAAAACGAGTGTTACCAAAATAACCACAAACGTAATGAACAAAATCAGATTTCGGTGCGGGAAGGCCGTTCCATCGTATAAAGTCAATGGAATCGCTAATGCTGACGCCAAAGAAACCACGCCTCTCATCCCGGCCCAGCCAACGACCAGGGGCAGTTTCCACCCCGGACTCTTTTCCTTGATGCGAACCCGTTTGAATAATATTCTGGGAACAAAAGCCGAAAGATAAACGGCGATTAAGCGCAAAACAATAACAATTACACAGATCGCCAAGGCATAATCAATAGCTTCCTCCATGGAGTATTCGCCCAATCCATTGATGATCACCGGAAGTTCAAGTCCAATTAAAATAAAGACAAATCCATTTAATAGAAAGCCAACTGTCGCCCAAACCTCCTTCGTCTGGATGCGTGTATGGTAGTTGAGGTAATCGCCTGCCCGGAAGGAAAGAAACAATCCGCCACTAACCACCGCCAAAACCCCCGACCACTCAAAATGCTCTGCAACAATATACATTAAATAAGGCGCGATGAGGGTAATGGGTGTTGAAATACTGGACGATTTCGCGACATAACGTAAGAAGATATAGAGGATGTGACCGATGACCAAACCAACGACAACGCCCATGACCGATAACATCAGAAACTGTGTCGTCGCATTGCTCATTACGAACTGACCAGTAAGAATCGCGATGGATGCAAATCTAAAGACAGTCAATGAGGCCGCATCATTGACCAGGCTTTCTCCTTCCAATATTGCAATTCCCCGTTTAGGAATACTTACCCCCTTCAGGACAGAACTCGCGGCCACGGCATCTGGGGGAGAGATAATCCCACCCAGTAAAAAGCCCAGCGCTAAGGTAAACCCAGGAATAATACTGACCGAAAAGTAGGCAATGGCCAATGATGTGAAAAAGACTAAACCAAAGCCCATGATGAAAATAGACCGTCGCCACTTTAGAAAATTCCCCCAATTGGTATACCAGGCTGCTTCGAAAAGCAAAGGTGGCAAAAACACCATAAATACGATATCGGGATCAACACTAATAACCGGCGCGCCCGGAATCAGCGAAATCACCAGTCCGCCAATAACCAGCAGAATGGGGTAAGAGATTTTTAAGCGTTGACTCAGCACAAATAACATGGCCATAAAGAAAAACAGCACCATAACCAATAAGAGATTACTGTGAATTTTCTGACCTGCCTTTCCGCCTACGGCCGCTTTTACATCCGCATAGGGAGCCGACATGGACATGCTATATTGACGAAGCTTCCATTCATTGTCCAGCTTACTTAATACCCCCACGCCACGAAAAGACTTGGTATTGATCTTAAAAGATTCATCAAACCACGCTGTCGTACTATCTGCATTAAAGCTGATATGCCGCTTATCATAGGTGTAGGTCCAGGCATTTTTTGGATTGAAATATTGATCGGTGAACTTCTCGGCATGTGCTTTATCCCACCTTTCATCATGATCAGTACCCAAAATAACGCCATCTGAAGCAATAACATTCAAAAACGGGCCATACTTTACCTCGCCCGAGGTTTTGTGCCAACGATCTAACAGCTCATTGATTTCGTCCATAGGCTGCTGGGCATTTGTCGGAAAAACAAATAAGATTAAACTAAGAAAACAATACGTACCTAAAATGATCTTTCTAATCATACATTATAAAACTTCGTAATCGCTCAGAC
The Sphingobacterium multivorum genome window above contains:
- a CDS encoding WD40/YVTN/BNR-like repeat-containing protein, yielding MKPLFLALIIQTFLLSHLSAQQAKINIVNQERNSSYRGLSVVDDTTLWVSGSNGTVGLSTDAGKNWQWVNPIGYEKTDFRDIEAFDEHEALIISAGSPAIILSTQDGGRSWKEVFNDKRPEIFYDGFAFTSKGVGIAFGDAIQGKMPLLKSTDFGRSWKDISANMHFTITDGEAGFAASGTSIYCDNTGTYWIATGGTVSNIYSSKDQGNTWQRYSCPIIQGTNSTGPFSVAFNTSKTGIVVGGDYKADKNKDKNSLLTNDGGKTWFAPQRAPAGFKSAIIYLSKKQLICTGTSGTDLSNDGGKNWTPIGKESFNAVQKAKKGRAIFLVGDKGKIGNLAL
- a CDS encoding Na+/H+ antiporter — protein: MIRKIILGTYCFLSLILFVFPTNAQQPMDEINELLDRWHKTSGEVKYGPFLNVIASDGVILGTDHDERWDKAHAEKFTDQYFNPKNAWTYTYDKRHISFNADSTTAWFDESFKINTKSFRGVGVLSKLDNEWKLRQYSMSMSAPYADVKAAVGGKAGQKIHSNLLLVMVLFFFMAMLFVLSQRLKISYPILLVIGGLVISLIPGAPVISVDPDIVFMVFLPPLLFEAAWYTNWGNFLKWRRSIFIMGFGLVFFTSLAIAYFSVSIIPGFTLALGFLLGGIISPPDAVAASSVLKGVSIPKRGIAILEGESLVNDAASLTVFRFASIAILTGQFVMSNATTQFLMLSVMGVVVGLVIGHILYIFLRYVAKSSSISTPITLIAPYLMYIVAEHFEWSGVLAVVSGGLFLSFRAGDYLNYHTRIQTKEVWATVGFLLNGFVFILIGLELPVIINGLGEYSMEEAIDYALAICVIVIVLRLIAVYLSAFVPRILFKRVRIKEKSPGWKLPLVVGWAGMRGVVSLASALAIPLTLYDGTAFPHRNLILFITFVVILVTLVFQGLTLPLLIKLIKIEEVDEQASMEEQIDEIRVRLGKESIAYLDKHYAKEMLEHETIARVKEQIIRSVNASERAKEENTRAQLSAVRGLYNKIMLELLALRRDGLYKIKESKAYDSDVIKEIEYSLDLEESRLSRK